In the genome of Dromiciops gliroides isolate mDroGli1 chromosome 1, mDroGli1.pri, whole genome shotgun sequence, the window caggggttcttaacctggggctcatcaacttcttttttttgtttgtttgttttccgtttttggtgagacagttggggttaaatgacttgctcagggtcacacagctagtaaatgtcaagggtctgaggccggatttgaactcaggttctcctgaatccagggccggtgctctatccactgtgccacctagctgccccttgacttattttaaaaatattttgataaccatattttgatataattagtttccttagtaatcctatatattttgttttatgaagtTAAAAACATGACTCTGAGAAACAGGTCTGTAGGTTTGACCAGACAGGCAAAGGCAAAAGAATCCTTCATTCATTTAGATGACTGTGTTCAGGAAAATCATATCCAATAGAAATTAATGGAATCTGGCTAAGTTATTACAAGTAttatgctactttttttttttgtagtgaaaTGGGAACAACACAGTATGGTTAAATGCTTCAAGAAGAAGCCATACAATTCAGAaagggaaagggcagctaggtggcacaatggatagagcaccagccctggagtcaggaggacctgagttcaaatccagcctcagacacttgacacttactagctgtgtgaccctgggcaagtcacttaaccccaattgcctcaccaaaaaaaaaaaaaaaaggaaagggaacatagattttattaaatgtttgctatgttccagcactgtgctaagcactttacaaatattatctcatttgattctcacaacaattatgggagataaatgctattcttcccattttacagttgaggaaactgaggcaaacagaaataaagtgacttgtccaggatcacatagctagtaagtgactgaggccaattttgaacacagatcttcctgactctaggcccagtgctctacctaaCTGCCTTAAGGATCACAAGATCTTTGTGAACAGGAAGTAtgtctgtctttttcctttcctttcctttctttttttttttttttttttttgcagggcaatgagggttaagtgacttgccaaggttacacagctagtaagtgtcaagtgtctgaggctggatatgaactcaggtcctcccgaatccagggccggtgctttatccactgtgccaccttgctgcccctggaaACTATGTTTGTCTAATTTATTGTTATAAACtttgcagtgcctggcatagtgtctcccacatagtaggcactcaatatgttatttattgaatgaatgaatattataacatttttatggtgataatttgttttgttttgtttttattttttagctgcTGCTATCGTGGTCTCTGGCTTTGCTGTTTCTTTGTCAACTCTTGATTATCACATTGCCTTAAGAAAATCTTTACCTGATAAAAAACTCCTCAATGGACGATGTCCCAGATTAATGTACCTCCTATATAAGCAATTTACATTTGCGTCTTGGATACTCAGTGTTACTCTTTTCACCCTACTAAATGTTAATGTGGGCGTAATTCTGCCATTTATCCTTTGGTTATTAGGCATAACATGGGCTTATAAACAGCAAACTACATTTTGTACCTCCAGACATATGGAAATTTTATACAGAGTAGTTGTTGGGTTCAttctcatttttacattttttaatgttaagggagaaaatacaaaatcttctatgTCTGCTTATTATATTATGAGGGTGCTGATCACATTGGGGATCTTggttgtgttttggttttgcacACCACCTGATGAATATCAAGGCTTCTTTATAGATATCACCATCATCATAGTTGTGGCTCTTCTGCTTGGAAttctttttctaattgtttattaCACTTCATTTCACCCaagcagaagagaagaaaagaaaatatttgatgaAGTAGATGGAAAGACACCACCAAGAGCCTGTAGAATAAGAAATTTCCTAATGCAGTAACTATATTCAGTTATCCATTTTTGGAATGTGTTTTCAATAGTTTGTATTTCAGGGTTTTCAGGAATTTCAAGTGATTGGAATTAACCATGCTTTGTTTCACTTTGAGAATTATGAGAAGTAATAGTAATGTCCTAGTGTAAATAGCCATTTGGAGAAAGGGTTTATCACTGGGAAGTGTGGGGAAAATAACT includes:
- the XKR9 gene encoding XK-related protein 9, with translation MRFTKNNFLMLVLGIVIYVVDLIVDIWVSVNFFYKGQHILGILTMSFMLIAAGVVQCFSFIWYKEDFQKMGQKGPYCSLLIHCFQGGVFTRYWFALRNGYRLAFQCSSSDDLSGGPTLTQDPTDISTPSREEPADLHQKVINEVADLSMLRLFEIYLEASPQLLIQLYDLMESDQIGCCQAAAIVVSGFAVSLSTLDYHIALRKSLPDKKLLNGRCPRLMYLLYKQFTFASWILSVTLFTLLNVNVGVILPFILWLLGITWAYKQQTTFCTSRHMEILYRVVVGFILIFTFFNVKGENTKSSMSAYYIMRVLITLGILVVFWFCTPPDEYQGFFIDITIIIVVALLLGILFLIVYYTSFHPSRREEKKIFDEVDGKTPPRACRIRNFLMQ